In Thalassotalea fonticola, a single genomic region encodes these proteins:
- a CDS encoding efflux RND transporter permease subunit: MFNRIIDWAVTNRLLVVIALITLLATAIAVIPKLNLDAFPDVTNVQVTINTEAPGLASEEVEQLITFPIESVMYALPDVAQVRSISKTGLSGITVVFNEGVDIYFARQLVFEQLQSAKELIPANVGSPELGPNTSGLGQVYQYMLIAEQGSGYDNKSLRSLNDWVVKLLLMPVDGITDVLSFGGDVLQYQVNIDPSKLLSYNLTQADVIAALERNNSNVGGWYLNRGQEQLVIRGTGWLSHSEQGLQELGQVPLKTIAGTVVTVADVAKVEFGDEIRQGAVTMTERDVEGNVNSLGEVVSGIVLKRMGANTKSTIDGIIERNALINQALPEGVTFKPFYDQADLIKQAIDTVTNALLLAFVFIIIVLALFLLNLRATFLVLISIPISITIALLIMSWFGLSANLMSLGGIAVAIGMLVDGSVVMVENMFKHLTSPDAIHQQKAKDRNDQEDDPHDIAHDSNNPQGISLRLQQAGKEVARPIFFATMIILVVFTPMFTFEGVEAKLFQPMAISIMLAIISALFVALIIVPALATFMFKKSFKAPNNVLLNPLEAGYRKSLKWAIENSKIVLSIALALLLSAAFLVPKLGTEFVPELEEGTINLRVTLAPSSSLETALSVAPKLEAMLMEFPEVTYTLSRIGRPEIGGDPEPVNNIEVYIGLTPISQWTSATDRVALQELMSIKLEQFPGLLLNFSQPIATRVDELLSGVKAQLAIKLFGPDLTVLAEKGLEIESAIKDVNGARDVAIEQIVGESQLVISPNRRQLSRYGLSVDDVMRVVRDGLGGQAAGQIINGNERYDIYVRLAEEFRNKQDKISELRIQSPTGAWVRLGDVANVGIESGPPQIRRDDVQRRVVIQANVQGRDMGSVVADIRAVINNKVDLPAGYSVLIGGQFESQQRAQKRLMIVVPISLALIALLLYFSFGSIGQAALILVNVPLAIIGGVFSLYFSGQYLSVPSSVGFITLFGVAVLNGVVMVESINRRVVDGASITNAAFEGAVSRLRPVLMTALTSALGLLPMLLSNGVGAEIQKPLASVIVGGLVTATFLTLFILPILYSVFSRSKAQ; the protein is encoded by the coding sequence ATGTTTAATCGAATTATCGATTGGGCGGTAACGAACCGATTATTGGTTGTTATCGCACTGATCACCCTGTTAGCCACGGCAATCGCCGTGATCCCTAAGTTGAATTTAGATGCATTTCCTGATGTAACCAACGTGCAGGTCACTATTAATACTGAAGCGCCGGGGTTAGCCTCGGAAGAAGTGGAGCAATTAATTACGTTTCCTATTGAATCAGTCATGTATGCACTACCCGATGTCGCGCAAGTACGCTCTATATCTAAAACCGGCCTTTCCGGCATTACGGTAGTATTTAATGAAGGAGTCGATATTTATTTTGCCCGGCAGTTAGTGTTTGAGCAATTACAATCAGCCAAAGAACTCATTCCTGCCAATGTTGGTTCACCAGAATTAGGGCCAAACACTTCAGGTTTAGGGCAAGTTTATCAGTATATGCTGATTGCAGAGCAAGGTTCAGGGTACGACAACAAAAGCTTGCGCAGTCTAAACGACTGGGTAGTCAAATTATTACTAATGCCAGTAGATGGGATTACCGATGTGTTGTCTTTTGGCGGTGATGTACTGCAATATCAAGTGAACATAGATCCATCTAAATTATTATCATACAACCTTACTCAAGCTGATGTAATTGCTGCCCTTGAACGAAATAACAGCAATGTTGGCGGTTGGTACCTAAATCGCGGCCAAGAGCAGTTAGTGATCAGAGGCACAGGCTGGCTTAGCCACTCAGAACAAGGCTTGCAAGAATTAGGTCAAGTACCGCTTAAAACAATTGCCGGAACTGTAGTAACCGTTGCCGATGTCGCTAAAGTAGAATTTGGTGATGAAATTCGTCAAGGCGCGGTTACCATGACTGAAAGAGATGTTGAAGGTAATGTTAATTCACTCGGTGAAGTCGTTTCCGGAATTGTGCTCAAACGAATGGGGGCAAACACTAAATCAACCATTGATGGCATTATTGAGCGCAATGCGTTAATTAATCAAGCTTTACCTGAAGGGGTCACGTTTAAACCATTTTACGATCAAGCTGATTTAATTAAGCAAGCAATTGACACTGTGACCAATGCTTTATTATTAGCGTTTGTGTTTATTATTATTGTACTAGCGCTATTTTTATTAAATTTAAGAGCTACCTTTCTGGTCTTAATATCTATCCCTATTTCAATCACAATTGCTTTGTTGATCATGTCTTGGTTTGGTTTATCCGCCAATTTAATGTCACTTGGAGGAATTGCTGTGGCCATTGGTATGCTAGTAGATGGCTCGGTAGTTATGGTGGAGAATATGTTTAAACATTTAACCTCTCCTGATGCTATTCATCAGCAAAAAGCCAAAGATAGGAATGACCAAGAAGATGACCCTCATGATATCGCACACGACAGTAATAACCCGCAAGGTATTTCATTAAGGCTACAGCAAGCTGGTAAAGAAGTTGCTCGGCCAATATTTTTCGCCACCATGATCATACTCGTAGTGTTTACCCCTATGTTTACCTTTGAAGGGGTTGAAGCTAAGTTATTCCAGCCTATGGCGATTAGTATTATGTTAGCCATAATTTCAGCATTGTTTGTCGCGCTGATCATTGTGCCGGCTTTAGCAACCTTTATGTTCAAAAAAAGCTTTAAAGCACCAAACAATGTATTGTTAAATCCATTAGAAGCTGGTTATCGAAAGTCATTAAAGTGGGCAATAGAGAATAGTAAAATAGTGCTATCAATTGCTTTAGCGTTGTTACTGTCTGCTGCATTTTTAGTACCTAAATTAGGCACAGAGTTTGTTCCTGAGCTTGAAGAAGGCACAATAAACTTACGAGTAACTTTAGCACCTTCGTCAAGTTTAGAAACCGCACTTAGCGTTGCACCAAAACTTGAAGCCATGCTGATGGAATTTCCTGAAGTGACCTATACCCTGAGTCGTATTGGCCGACCGGAAATTGGCGGCGATCCTGAGCCGGTAAATAACATTGAAGTTTATATCGGTTTAACACCCATATCACAATGGACAAGTGCAACTGACAGAGTTGCCTTACAAGAGTTAATGTCAATTAAGCTTGAGCAATTTCCGGGTTTACTGCTGAATTTCTCACAGCCTATCGCCACACGCGTAGACGAACTTTTATCAGGGGTAAAAGCGCAACTTGCCATTAAACTATTTGGCCCTGATTTAACAGTGCTGGCCGAAAAAGGCTTAGAGATAGAAAGTGCTATTAAAGATGTCAATGGTGCCAGAGACGTTGCCATTGAACAAATAGTTGGTGAATCACAACTGGTGATAAGCCCAAATCGTCGACAACTTTCTCGTTATGGTTTGTCAGTTGATGATGTTATGAGGGTTGTTAGAGACGGCCTTGGGGGGCAAGCTGCCGGACAGATAATTAATGGTAATGAACGTTATGACATTTATGTAAGACTTGCTGAAGAGTTTCGCAATAAGCAGGACAAAATTTCTGAGCTGCGCATACAATCACCAACCGGTGCTTGGGTAAGGCTCGGTGATGTTGCTAACGTTGGCATTGAATCAGGACCGCCGCAAATAAGGCGCGATGATGTACAACGCCGAGTAGTAATTCAAGCTAATGTACAAGGCCGCGATATGGGGAGCGTGGTTGCTGATATACGTGCAGTTATAAACAATAAAGTTGATTTACCAGCTGGTTACTCGGTATTAATTGGCGGACAATTTGAATCGCAACAGCGTGCACAGAAAAGGTTAATGATAGTAGTACCAATTTCACTGGCATTGATTGCTTTGCTACTTTATTTCTCATTTGGTTCTATCGGGCAAGCGGCCTTAATATTAGTAAATGTTCCTTTAGCGATTATCGGCGGCGTATTCTCATTGTACTTTTCTGGGCAGTATCTATCGGTTCCTAGCTCCGTAGGCTTTATTACCTTATTTGGAGTCGCTGTGTTAAATGGTGTGGTAATGGTTGAAAGTATCAATCGACGAGTAGTAGATGGCGCGTCGATAACTAATGCAGCTTTTGAAGGGGCAGTATCAAGATTGCGTCCGGTATTAATGACCGCGTTAACTTCCGCATTGGGTTTATTGCCAATGTTATTATCAAACGGCGTTGGCGCTGAAATTCAAAAGCCTTTAGCCTCTGTGATTGTTGGTGGTTTGGTTACCGCTACGTTTTTAACCTTGTTTATTTTACCTATTCTATACAGCGTATTTTCAAGGTCTAAAGCACAGTAA
- the ruvB gene encoding Holliday junction branch migration DNA helicase RuvB, with protein MIEADRLIQPERIIEPTANREEETIDRAIRPKMLADYTGQDHVKEQMEIFIQAAKNRGEPLDHLLIFGPPGLGKTTLANIVANEMDVNIRTTSGPVLEKAGDLAALLTNLEENDVLFIDEIHRLSPVVEEILYPAMEDYQLDIMIGEGPAARSIKLDLPPFTLIGATTRAGSLTSPLRDRFGIVQRLEFYKVADLKDIVSRSAHFLNVDLNEEGAFEIAKRSRGTPRIANRLLRRVRDYAEVKTTGEVGQETASKALNMLEVDTEGFDLMDRKLLLAIIDKFSGGPVGLDNVAAAIGEERETIEDVIEPYLIQQGFLQRTPRGRIVTDNAYLHFGLDKPTNK; from the coding sequence ATGATTGAAGCAGACAGGCTAATACAACCAGAGCGCATAATAGAGCCAACGGCAAATCGTGAAGAAGAAACCATAGACAGGGCTATTCGCCCTAAAATGCTTGCCGATTATACCGGTCAAGATCATGTAAAAGAGCAAATGGAAATCTTCATTCAAGCGGCTAAAAATCGCGGTGAACCCCTTGATCATTTGCTTATATTTGGCCCTCCCGGTTTAGGTAAAACAACGCTTGCAAACATTGTCGCCAACGAAATGGACGTGAATATTCGCACCACCTCAGGTCCAGTCTTGGAAAAGGCCGGTGACTTGGCCGCACTATTGACCAACCTTGAAGAAAACGATGTATTATTTATTGATGAAATTCATCGATTAAGCCCTGTGGTAGAAGAGATTTTGTACCCAGCAATGGAAGATTATCAATTAGATATTATGATAGGTGAAGGGCCTGCTGCTCGTTCAATTAAACTGGATTTACCGCCTTTTACTCTTATTGGCGCAACAACAAGAGCTGGCTCTTTAACGTCACCGCTGCGTGATCGTTTCGGCATTGTTCAGCGTTTAGAATTTTATAAAGTTGCTGATTTAAAAGATATTGTCAGCCGGTCTGCGCACTTTTTAAATGTCGATTTAAATGAAGAAGGTGCATTTGAAATTGCAAAACGTTCGCGTGGAACACCGCGTATTGCCAATCGATTGTTACGCCGGGTACGAGATTATGCTGAAGTAAAAACGACAGGTGAAGTAGGGCAGGAAACAGCATCTAAAGCATTGAACATGCTTGAGGTTGACACCGAAGGCTTTGATTTAATGGATAGAAAGTTATTACTCGCCATTATTGATAAATTTTCTGGTGGCCCTGTAGGCTTAGATAATGTTGCCGCCGCTATTGGTGAAGAGCGTGAAACCATTGAAGATGTAATAGAGCCTTATTTAATTCAACAAGGCTTTTTACAACGCACACCTCGTGGACGAATTGTTACTGACAATGCCTACCTACATTTTGGTTTAGACAAACCAACAAATAAATAG
- the ruvA gene encoding Holliday junction branch migration protein RuvA, whose translation MIGRLRGILIEKQAPEILLECNGVGYEVTLPMTSFYHLPKLEQEAVIYTHFVVREDAQLLYGFANQTERKLFRLLIKVNGVGPKLALAILSNMSAGQFVHCVTLDDVATIVKIPGVGKKTAERLLIEMRDKLKDWGNDIATPATDNMPIDLISADSSLVTAASNKDDAITALVSLGYKPVQADKAVKAIFADDMSSEELIRDALKSML comes from the coding sequence GTGATAGGACGTTTACGCGGCATTTTAATTGAAAAGCAAGCACCTGAAATATTACTTGAATGTAATGGCGTAGGTTATGAAGTTACCTTGCCCATGACAAGCTTTTACCATCTGCCCAAGCTTGAGCAAGAAGCGGTGATCTATACCCATTTTGTAGTGCGTGAAGATGCACAATTACTGTATGGTTTTGCCAATCAAACTGAACGTAAGCTGTTTCGTTTGTTGATTAAAGTAAACGGTGTCGGTCCTAAATTAGCTCTCGCGATTTTATCAAATATGTCAGCCGGGCAATTCGTGCATTGTGTAACTCTTGATGATGTTGCCACAATAGTTAAAATTCCAGGTGTTGGTAAGAAAACTGCAGAGCGATTACTCATTGAAATGCGTGATAAGTTAAAAGACTGGGGTAATGATATCGCTACACCAGCAACAGATAATATGCCAATAGACTTAATTTCAGCTGATAGCTCTTTGGTAACAGCGGCTTCTAATAAGGATGATGCAATTACCGCCTTGGTATCTCTTGGTTATAAGCCTGTACAAGCAGATAAGGCGGTTAAAGCAATTTTTGCTGACGATATGAGTTCAGAAGAGTTGATCCGTGATGCTCTTAAATCAATGCTATAA
- the ruvC gene encoding crossover junction endodeoxyribonuclease RuvC, producing MSIILGIDPGSRLTGYGVIEKQGRKFTYLGSGCIKTLSAGDNHPERLQIIFAGVSELILQFKPDMVAVEQIFMGLNPGGALKLGQARGAAIVAATNNGIEVSEYSARQIKQAVVGTGAADKSQVQHMVKSFLKLPATPQEDAADALAVAICHAHSYESLIKMSGRATKTVRGRLR from the coding sequence ATGAGCATAATTTTAGGAATCGACCCAGGTTCACGGCTAACCGGTTATGGCGTTATTGAAAAGCAGGGACGAAAATTTACCTACCTAGGCAGCGGTTGCATTAAAACCTTGTCTGCCGGCGATAACCATCCTGAACGACTGCAAATCATCTTTGCCGGTGTATCTGAACTGATCTTGCAATTTAAACCCGACATGGTTGCTGTTGAGCAAATATTTATGGGCTTAAACCCCGGTGGAGCGCTTAAGCTAGGCCAAGCTCGAGGCGCGGCAATAGTTGCTGCTACCAACAACGGTATTGAAGTATCTGAATATTCGGCAAGGCAAATAAAACAAGCCGTTGTTGGCACGGGGGCGGCTGATAAATCACAAGTACAGCATATGGTGAAATCATTTTTAAAACTACCGGCAACACCGCAAGAAGATGCTGCTGATGCACTCGCGGTAGCAATTTGCCATGCGCACAGTTATGAATCATTGATAAAAATGTCTGGCCGAGCAACTAAAACCGTACGTGGCCGCCTTAGATAA
- the aspS gene encoding aspartate--tRNA ligase encodes MRSLFCGEVNESHVGQEVTLCGWVNRRRDLGAVIFVDLRDREGLVQVVFDPDLQDVLATANTLRNEFCVQIKGKVRARPESQVNKTMATGAIEVLGLELNILNKSAPLPLDSNQENSEENRLKYRYLDLRRPEMTERLRFRAKVTSQVRASLEAQAFMDIETPILTAATPEGARDYLVPSRTQKGNFFALPQSPQLFKQLLMMSGMERYYQIVKCFRDEDLRADRQPEFTQIDIETSFMSAEQVMAVAEKMIRELFESLLNVDLGEFPHMTYAEAMTRYGSDKPDLRNPLEIVDVADILKDVEFKVFSGPANDPKGRVSVIKVPGAAAELSRKKLDNYTKYVGIYGAKGMPWLKVNDVDAGRDGLQSPILKFLSDEEVTALLTRVNAATGDIIFFGADTYNVVTESLGALRLKLGEDLGMVSDEWKPLWVVDFPMFEEINGGLHALHHPFTAPTKVTAEELEANPIGALSNAYDMVLNGCELGGGSVRIHNEDMQAAVFRILGISDEEAQEKFGFLLEALRYGTPPHAGLAFGLDRIVMLMTGATSIRDVMAFPKTTTAACPLTNAPSKANPAQLVELGIQAIPQEPEEADAE; translated from the coding sequence ATGCGTAGCTTATTTTGTGGTGAGGTTAACGAATCTCACGTAGGTCAAGAAGTAACACTTTGTGGTTGGGTTAACCGTCGTCGTGACTTGGGTGCGGTGATCTTTGTTGATTTACGCGACCGTGAAGGTTTAGTACAAGTTGTTTTTGATCCTGATTTACAAGACGTGTTAGCGACAGCAAATACTTTGAGAAATGAATTTTGTGTACAAATTAAAGGTAAGGTTCGCGCTCGTCCTGAATCACAAGTGAATAAAACTATGGCAACGGGGGCAATTGAAGTTTTAGGTTTAGAGCTTAATATTTTAAATAAATCTGCACCGTTACCGCTTGATTCCAACCAAGAAAATAGTGAAGAAAACCGACTTAAGTATCGTTATTTAGATTTACGTCGTCCTGAGATGACTGAACGTTTACGTTTTCGTGCAAAAGTAACATCACAAGTTCGCGCTTCATTAGAAGCCCAAGCGTTCATGGATATTGAAACACCAATCCTTACGGCTGCAACGCCTGAAGGAGCGCGCGATTATTTAGTACCTTCACGTACGCAAAAGGGCAACTTCTTTGCTTTACCACAATCACCACAATTATTTAAACAATTGCTGATGATGTCAGGTATGGAACGTTACTACCAAATCGTAAAATGTTTCCGTGATGAAGATTTACGTGCTGACCGTCAACCTGAATTTACTCAAATAGATATTGAAACGTCTTTCATGTCTGCTGAGCAAGTGATGGCTGTTGCTGAGAAAATGATCCGTGAATTATTCGAAAGTCTGCTAAATGTAGATTTGGGTGAATTTCCGCACATGACTTACGCAGAGGCAATGACTCGTTACGGCTCAGATAAGCCAGATTTGCGTAACCCGCTTGAAATCGTAGATGTTGCTGATATTTTAAAAGACGTTGAATTTAAAGTTTTCTCAGGTCCTGCTAATGATCCAAAAGGTCGTGTATCGGTAATTAAAGTACCTGGCGCGGCAGCAGAACTTTCACGCAAAAAGCTTGATAATTACACCAAGTACGTTGGTATTTACGGCGCTAAAGGTATGCCGTGGTTAAAAGTAAACGACGTGGATGCAGGTCGTGACGGATTACAATCACCAATCTTGAAGTTCTTATCAGATGAAGAAGTAACGGCGTTATTAACACGAGTTAATGCAGCGACCGGCGATATTATTTTCTTCGGCGCTGACACATATAATGTGGTTACAGAATCATTAGGCGCACTTCGTCTTAAACTTGGTGAAGATTTAGGTATGGTTTCAGATGAGTGGAAACCTCTTTGGGTTGTTGATTTCCCAATGTTTGAAGAAATTAATGGCGGCTTACACGCCTTGCATCACCCATTTACTGCACCAACAAAAGTAACGGCTGAAGAACTTGAAGCTAATCCAATTGGTGCATTATCGAATGCTTACGATATGGTGTTAAACGGCTGTGAGTTAGGTGGTGGTTCTGTTCGTATTCATAATGAAGATATGCAAGCGGCAGTATTTAGAATTTTGGGGATCAGCGATGAAGAAGCACAAGAGAAATTTGGTTTCTTATTAGAAGCGCTGCGCTACGGTACACCGCCACATGCAGGCTTAGCCTTTGGTTTAGACCGTATCGTAATGTTAATGACTGGCGCTACATCAATTCGTGACGTTATGGCATTCCCGAAAACAACAACGGCGGCATGCCCATTAACGAATGCACCAAGTAAAGCAAATCCGGCTCAACTTGTAGAACTTGGTATACAAGCCATTCCACAAGAGCCAGAAGAAGCTGACGCTGAGTAG
- the cmoA gene encoding carboxy-S-adenosyl-L-methionine synthase CmoA, translating to MSSKEKDLIYSSPKTRVEDFRFDAQVVEVFPDMIKRSVPGYSTIIETIGQLSARYAQDDTNIYDLGCSLGAASLAMRQNIIADNCKIISIDNSKEMVERCQIHVNAFKAKTPCMVKQGDILAEDMHNASVIVLNFTLQFIAPQHRQTLLNNIAKALVPGGILVLSEKIYDEDPVCMDLLNDLHHNFKRANGYSDLEIAQKRAAIENVMKPDHLNTHLQHLHEAGFSHATPWFQCFNFFSLIAIK from the coding sequence ATGAGTTCTAAAGAAAAAGATTTAATTTATTCATCACCAAAAACACGCGTTGAAGATTTCCGCTTTGACGCCCAAGTGGTCGAAGTATTTCCTGACATGATCAAGCGTTCTGTACCGGGTTACAGCACGATTATTGAAACAATTGGTCAACTAAGTGCTCGTTATGCGCAAGATGACACTAACATTTACGATCTGGGTTGCTCTCTGGGCGCAGCAAGTTTAGCAATGCGACAGAATATTATTGCCGATAATTGCAAAATTATATCTATTGATAACTCAAAAGAAATGGTTGAACGTTGTCAAATTCACGTCAACGCTTTTAAAGCAAAAACACCTTGTATGGTAAAACAAGGTGACATTTTAGCTGAAGACATGCACAACGCTTCCGTTATTGTGTTGAACTTTACTCTACAGTTTATTGCGCCACAACATCGACAAACGTTGTTAAACAATATCGCCAAAGCTCTAGTGCCAGGTGGTATTTTAGTGTTATCTGAAAAGATTTATGATGAAGATCCGGTGTGTATGGATTTGTTAAATGATTTGCATCACAATTTTAAACGAGCCAATGGCTACAGCGATTTAGAAATAGCGCAAAAGCGGGCCGCCATCGAAAATGTAATGAAGCCCGATCATTTAAATACTCATTTACAACACTTGCACGAAGCTGGCTTTAGTCATGCCACGCCATGGTTTCAATGTTTCAACTTTTTCTCTTTAATCGCGATCAAATAG
- the cmoB gene encoding tRNA 5-methoxyuridine(34)/uridine 5-oxyacetic acid(34) synthase CmoB, with protein MKEFNKFYQQIAGNRLAHWLTCLPEQLSTWQKNDLHGEFAKWQKTIDALPNTKPSAIELKNSVTVGSADDISEGEQKRISNLLMNFKPWRKGPYHIHGVHIDTEWRSDFKWDRLKPHISDLKDRYVLDIGCGSGYHLWRMRGDGAKFVVGVDPTQLFMMQFLAMQHFIKDDAVNLLPLGVEHLPKLKAFDTVFAMGVLYHRKSPIDFLQQLKAQLAPGGELVLETLVIEGDKHTVLVPGDRYAKMRNVWFLPSCDALVFWMQRLGFKNVRVVNTDKTAFEEQRQTPWMETESLEDFLDPNDPSKTIEGHPAPLRAIIVANI; from the coding sequence ATGAAAGAATTCAACAAATTTTATCAACAAATAGCCGGTAACCGCTTAGCCCATTGGTTAACATGTTTACCCGAGCAACTTAGTACTTGGCAAAAAAATGACTTACATGGTGAGTTTGCCAAGTGGCAAAAAACTATTGATGCCCTACCAAATACAAAACCAAGCGCTATTGAATTAAAAAACAGCGTTACTGTTGGTTCAGCAGATGATATCAGTGAAGGTGAACAAAAGCGCATTAGTAATTTATTGATGAATTTTAAACCTTGGCGGAAAGGCCCGTATCATATTCATGGTGTACATATAGATACCGAATGGCGCAGTGATTTTAAATGGGATCGTTTAAAGCCACATATCAGTGATTTAAAAGACCGTTATGTATTAGATATTGGTTGTGGCAGTGGCTATCACTTATGGCGTATGCGCGGTGATGGCGCAAAGTTCGTTGTTGGCGTTGACCCTACGCAATTATTCATGATGCAGTTTTTAGCGATGCAACATTTTATCAAAGATGACGCTGTTAATCTTTTACCTTTAGGTGTCGAACACCTACCAAAGTTAAAGGCGTTTGATACGGTGTTTGCTATGGGCGTGCTTTATCATCGTAAATCACCAATCGATTTTTTACAGCAACTCAAAGCGCAATTAGCCCCAGGCGGCGAATTAGTGTTAGAAACCTTAGTTATTGAAGGCGATAAACATACGGTGCTAGTACCTGGTGATCGTTACGCAAAAATGCGAAATGTTTGGTTTTTACCAAGTTGTGATGCATTAGTTTTTTGGATGCAACGTTTAGGTTTTAAAAATGTACGCGTGGTAAATACCGACAAAACCGCCTTTGAAGAGCAGCGCCAAACGCCTTGGATGGAAACAGAGTCGTTAGAAGACTTCTTAGACCCGAACGATCCATCCAAAACCATCGAAGGTCACCCTGCACCATTGCGTGCCATTATTGTAGCCAACATTTAA
- a CDS encoding LysR family transcriptional regulator, which produces MEKVFRAKTTIEQWRIFHAVVEHGSYAKASDALNKSQSSLNHAVAKLQSQLGLALLEVEGRQTKITEAGTAMLRRSKKLLEDIQSIEDFADTLNGGWEAEITIACEVLYPKHRLLKALQQYWPQSHGSRLKITDEVISGSTEAIKNKSADIVLSPSTSEGFRGNHLCSTKLIPVCHRSHEIHQQESISSEELARHLQVVISDTGKAKPDKGWLKSEKRWTVSSFFEASTILKQGIGFCWLPCHLIESEMNDGSLKAINLEGSAQIVIPVTLVIPDRENAGPGVLLLEKIILAEHKSDRE; this is translated from the coding sequence ATGGAAAAAGTATTTCGCGCAAAAACCACCATAGAACAATGGCGAATTTTTCATGCTGTGGTTGAACATGGCAGCTATGCAAAAGCCAGTGACGCACTGAATAAAAGCCAGTCTTCGTTAAACCATGCGGTTGCCAAATTGCAATCACAGCTTGGTTTAGCACTATTAGAAGTTGAAGGCAGGCAGACTAAAATTACCGAAGCAGGTACAGCCATGCTGCGCCGCTCAAAAAAATTGTTGGAAGATATCCAATCAATTGAAGATTTTGCCGATACCTTAAATGGCGGTTGGGAAGCAGAAATAACCATCGCCTGTGAAGTGTTGTATCCAAAACATCGTTTACTAAAAGCCTTACAACAATATTGGCCACAAAGTCATGGTAGTCGATTAAAAATTACCGACGAAGTGATCTCCGGCTCGACCGAAGCAATTAAAAACAAAAGCGCTGACATTGTTTTAAGCCCAAGTACATCTGAAGGCTTTCGTGGTAATCACTTGTGCAGCACAAAGCTTATTCCTGTTTGTCATCGCAGTCATGAAATTCATCAGCAAGAGTCGATAAGCAGTGAAGAACTAGCCAGACACTTGCAAGTTGTGATCAGCGATACAGGTAAAGCAAAACCCGACAAAGGCTGGTTAAAATCTGAAAAACGTTGGACAGTTTCAAGTTTTTTTGAGGCAAGTACCATATTAAAACAAGGCATTGGTTTTTGCTGGCTTCCCTGTCATCTAATTGAAAGTGAAATGAATGATGGCAGCCTTAAAGCGATAAACCTCGAAGGCTCGGCACAAATTGTAATTCCTGTAACCTTAGTTATCCCAGACAGAGAAAATGCCGGACCTGGGGTACTATTGCTTGAAAAAATTATCCTTGCTGAGCATAAATCCGATCGTGAGTGA